A section of the Microbacterium sp. MM2322 genome encodes:
- a CDS encoding acyl-CoA dehydrogenase produces the protein MTDTVVRSSTPATDKRTPAGGAPAAPHSADEAHEARIDIDAVGAMLRGTWGETRLTVRELIKDPAYWRIDGQSVADHRERVMGQVRLLAKNGGSTRALPKEYGGEEDNGANLAGFEELVLADPSMQIKSGVQWGLFGSAVLQLGTKEHHDKWIPDIRDATLPGAFAMTEIGHGSDVAAIGTTATYDPEAEEFVIHTPFRAAWKDYLGNAAVHGQAATVFAQLITKGVNHGVHCFFVPIRTTDGELLPGVQSEDDGVKGGLNGIDNGRLAFDHVRVPRTNLLNRYGDVAADGTYSSPIESTGRRFFTMLGALVQGRVSLDGSATIASSLALHIALTYANQRRQFDSGAGTDEVTLLDYGKHQRRLLPLLAQNYAQYFAHDELLRTFDGVFSGKADTPAERENLETLAAALKPLSTWNALNTIQEAREACGGSGFMAENRLVGLRSDLDVYVTFEGDNNVLLQLVGKRLLADFAKQFKGADAATLAKFAVGQTAGNIFHGAGLRSLGQTVADFGSTARSVELGLRAEQQHELLAGRVEQMVADIAGALRPASKLPSDQAAVLFNQHQAELIEAARAHGELLQWEAFSDAVKATADDGTRQVLTWLRDLFGLVLIEKHLAWHLINGRLSTQRGAAVSKYIDRLCARLRPHAQDLVDAFGLAPEHVRAPIASGVEQERQNEARAYYADLAARGEAPIPEKSLKKK, from the coding sequence ATGACCGACACCGTCGTCCGCTCCTCCACCCCCGCCACCGACAAGCGCACGCCCGCCGGCGGCGCTCCTGCCGCGCCCCACTCCGCTGACGAGGCGCACGAGGCCCGCATCGATATCGACGCCGTGGGAGCGATGCTCCGCGGCACGTGGGGCGAGACCCGCCTCACGGTCCGTGAGCTGATCAAGGACCCCGCGTACTGGCGCATCGACGGGCAGAGCGTCGCCGACCACCGCGAGCGCGTCATGGGTCAGGTGCGCCTGCTCGCGAAGAACGGCGGCTCCACCCGTGCCCTCCCGAAGGAGTACGGCGGTGAAGAGGACAACGGTGCGAACCTCGCCGGCTTCGAGGAGCTCGTCCTCGCCGACCCGAGCATGCAGATCAAGTCCGGCGTGCAGTGGGGGCTTTTCGGCTCCGCCGTTCTGCAGCTCGGCACGAAGGAACACCACGACAAGTGGATCCCCGACATCCGCGATGCCACGCTCCCCGGCGCCTTCGCCATGACCGAGATCGGACACGGTTCCGACGTCGCCGCCATCGGTACCACGGCGACCTACGACCCCGAGGCCGAAGAGTTCGTCATCCACACCCCGTTCCGCGCGGCGTGGAAGGACTACCTCGGCAACGCCGCCGTCCACGGCCAGGCGGCGACCGTCTTCGCGCAGCTCATCACGAAGGGCGTGAACCACGGGGTTCACTGCTTCTTCGTCCCGATCCGCACCACCGACGGTGAGCTGCTCCCGGGCGTGCAGAGCGAGGATGACGGGGTCAAGGGCGGCCTCAACGGCATCGACAACGGCCGTCTCGCCTTCGATCACGTCCGTGTGCCGCGGACGAACCTCCTGAACCGCTACGGCGACGTCGCCGCCGACGGCACGTACTCGAGCCCCATCGAGAGCACGGGCCGTCGCTTCTTCACGATGCTCGGCGCCCTCGTGCAGGGCCGCGTCTCGCTCGACGGTTCGGCGACGATCGCGTCGTCGCTCGCCCTCCACATCGCGCTCACCTACGCCAACCAGCGTCGCCAGTTCGACTCGGGCGCGGGTACCGACGAGGTCACCCTGCTCGACTACGGCAAGCACCAGCGGCGCCTGCTGCCGCTCCTCGCGCAGAACTACGCGCAGTACTTCGCGCACGACGAGCTCCTCCGCACCTTCGACGGCGTCTTCAGCGGCAAGGCCGACACCCCCGCCGAGCGCGAAAACCTCGAGACGCTCGCCGCGGCGCTCAAGCCCCTCAGCACCTGGAACGCGCTGAACACGATCCAGGAGGCCCGCGAGGCCTGCGGCGGGTCCGGCTTCATGGCCGAGAACCGTCTCGTCGGTCTCCGCTCCGACCTCGACGTCTACGTCACCTTCGAGGGCGACAACAACGTCCTCCTGCAGCTCGTCGGCAAGCGACTGCTCGCGGACTTCGCGAAGCAGTTCAAGGGGGCGGATGCCGCGACCCTCGCGAAGTTCGCCGTCGGTCAGACTGCGGGCAACATCTTCCACGGCGCGGGCCTGCGGAGTCTCGGCCAGACGGTCGCCGACTTCGGTTCGACGGCACGCTCGGTCGAGCTCGGGCTCCGCGCCGAGCAGCAGCACGAGCTGCTGGCCGGACGAGTCGAGCAGATGGTCGCCGACATCGCGGGGGCGCTGCGCCCGGCATCCAAGCTGCCCTCCGACCAGGCGGCGGTGCTGTTCAATCAGCACCAGGCCGAGCTCATCGAGGCGGCGCGCGCGCACGGCGAACTGCTGCAGTGGGAGGCCTTCTCCGATGCGGTCAAGGCGACCGCCGACGACGGCACGCGCCAGGTCCTGACGTGGCTCCGCGACCTCTTCGGTCTCGTGCTCATCGAGAAGCACCTCGCGTGGCACCTCATCAACGGGCGGCTGTCGACTCAGCGCGGCGCGGCGGTGTCGAAGTACATCGACCGGCTGTGCGCGCGGCTGCGTCCGCACGCGCAGGATCTCGTCGACGCGTTCGGTCTCGCTCCCGAGCACGTCCGCGCACCGATCGCATCGGGCGTCGAGCAGGAGCGGCAGAACGAGGCTCGCGCCTATTACGCCGATCTTGCGGCCCGCGGCGAGGCGCCGATCCCCGAGAAGTCCCTCAAGAAGAAGTGA
- a CDS encoding DNA-3-methyladenine glycosylase I, whose protein sequence is MELRLGPDGLLRCGWVGDDAEYRRYHDEEWGRPLHGDRPLFEKMSLEGFQAGLSWITILRKRPRFREVFAGFEPEIVAAFGDAEVDRLMADAGIIRNRAKILATIGNARLVTEMAPGELDAFMWSFAPASHRRPSSFAEVPATTTESDAMSKGLRARGFRFVGSTTMYALMQSSGMVDDHVVGCHRADD, encoded by the coding sequence GTGGAACTGCGTCTCGGGCCCGACGGTCTCCTCCGGTGCGGGTGGGTCGGCGACGATGCCGAGTACCGCCGGTATCACGATGAAGAGTGGGGCCGGCCGCTCCACGGAGACCGTCCCCTGTTCGAGAAGATGAGCCTCGAGGGGTTCCAGGCCGGGTTGTCGTGGATCACGATCCTCCGCAAGCGACCGCGCTTCCGTGAGGTGTTCGCCGGTTTCGAGCCCGAGATCGTGGCAGCCTTCGGCGACGCGGAGGTCGACCGACTGATGGCGGATGCCGGCATCATCCGCAACCGTGCCAAGATCCTCGCCACGATCGGCAACGCGCGCCTCGTCACAGAGATGGCCCCTGGCGAGCTGGACGCCTTCATGTGGTCGTTCGCCCCGGCATCCCACCGTCGTCCGTCGTCGTTCGCCGAGGTCCCCGCGACGACGACCGAGTCCGACGCGATGTCGAAGGGGCTCCGCGCCCGCGGGTTCCGGTTCGTCGGCTCCACCACGATGTACGCGCTCATGCAGTCGTCCGGAATGGTCGACGATCACGTCGTCGGCTGCCATCGCGCCGACGACTGA
- a CDS encoding cupin domain-containing protein → MAGYEITEIGRLDQWRDHFGGFAPARSRDGRRVVDHELAMQFIGLTANALEPGEEAGYWHTHSEVEELYVFLEGRGQMGLDDDLVDVGPGSVVRVAQGVWRTWRAHPESPGQLRWLCIRAGGEELPHLPSDASRDERPMPWPTAGA, encoded by the coding sequence ATGGCAGGTTACGAGATCACCGAGATCGGCCGGCTCGACCAGTGGCGCGACCACTTCGGCGGGTTCGCCCCCGCGCGTTCCCGTGACGGGAGGCGCGTCGTCGATCACGAGCTCGCGATGCAGTTCATCGGGCTGACGGCCAACGCGCTCGAACCGGGTGAGGAGGCGGGCTACTGGCACACCCACTCCGAGGTCGAGGAGCTCTATGTCTTCCTCGAAGGACGCGGCCAGATGGGCCTCGACGACGATCTCGTCGACGTCGGTCCGGGGTCGGTCGTCCGCGTCGCGCAGGGCGTGTGGCGCACCTGGCGTGCGCACCCCGAGAGCCCGGGACAGCTCCGGTGGCTGTGCATCCGCGCGGGCGGCGAGGAGCTTCCCCATCTGCCGTCCGACGCCTCGCGCGATGAGCGGCCGATGCCCTGGCCCACCGCGGGAGCCTGA
- a CDS encoding excinuclease ABC subunit UvrA — MASDAHVADAHDVIRVLGARENNLKDIDVEIPKRRLTVFTGVSGSGKSSLVFGTIAVESQRLINETYPTFVQQFMAQLNRPDVDGLENISPAIIVDQERMGSNARSTVGTVTDAYAMLRLLFSRLGQPHVGSAQAFSFNIPSAPGADTVTGGMCPRCEGLGDVSDVDLDELFDRSKSLAEGAITVPGYNVDGWMVRIFTESGFLDAAKPIADYSDQERADFLYKEPTKVKLQNMNMTYEGLVPKITKSFLQKDREALQPHVRAFVDRAVKFLPCPECGGSRLNEGARSSKIGGVDIAEVSAMQITDLAAWLDTVDPTAIGPLLSSLKKVIASFIDIGLGYLSIDRSSGTLSGGEAQRTKMIRHLGSALTDVTYVFDEPTAGLHPHDIQRMNELLLLLRDKGNTVLVVEHKPEVIAIADHVVDLGPRAGSRGGEIMYEGDVAGLRASDTLTGRHLDHRATLKTTTRRATGTLPIRGATQHNLTGVDVDIPLGVLTVVTGVAGSGKSSLIHGNVPAFDDVVVVDQSPIKGSRRSSPATYTGVLDAIRTAFAKANGVKASLFSANSEGACPACKGLGVIITNLGFTQSVETRCEVCEGSGFSDAVLGYTLDGKNIAEVLAMSAEEAHGFTTGAAKTTLARMTDVGLGYITLGQALNTLSGGERQRLKLAIAMAKKGAVYVLDEPTTGLHLADVDNLLALLDRLVDAGNSVIVIEHHQAVMAHADHLIDLGPGAGRDGGRIVFEGTPAELVEARSTLTGEHLARYVGAA; from the coding sequence GTGGCATCCGATGCGCACGTCGCCGACGCGCACGATGTCATCCGCGTCCTCGGGGCGCGGGAGAACAACCTCAAGGACATCGACGTCGAGATCCCGAAGCGGCGGCTGACGGTCTTCACGGGCGTGAGCGGGTCGGGCAAGTCCTCGCTCGTCTTCGGCACGATCGCCGTCGAATCGCAGCGACTCATCAACGAGACGTACCCGACGTTCGTGCAGCAGTTCATGGCGCAGTTGAACCGGCCGGACGTCGACGGGCTCGAGAACATCAGCCCCGCGATCATCGTCGATCAGGAGCGGATGGGGTCGAACGCGCGGTCGACGGTCGGGACGGTGACCGACGCCTACGCGATGCTGCGTCTGCTGTTCAGCAGGCTCGGGCAGCCGCACGTGGGCTCTGCGCAGGCGTTCTCGTTCAACATCCCCTCCGCGCCGGGGGCCGACACCGTGACCGGTGGCATGTGCCCGCGCTGCGAGGGGCTCGGCGACGTCAGCGACGTCGACCTCGACGAGCTGTTCGATCGGTCGAAGTCGCTCGCCGAAGGGGCGATCACCGTTCCCGGATACAACGTCGACGGCTGGATGGTCCGCATCTTCACCGAGTCCGGGTTCCTGGATGCCGCGAAGCCGATCGCCGACTACTCCGACCAGGAGCGTGCGGACTTCCTCTACAAGGAGCCCACCAAGGTGAAGCTCCAGAACATGAACATGACCTACGAGGGTCTCGTTCCGAAGATCACGAAGTCGTTCCTGCAGAAGGACCGCGAAGCCCTGCAGCCGCACGTCCGTGCCTTCGTCGACCGTGCGGTCAAGTTCCTGCCGTGCCCGGAGTGCGGGGGCAGCCGGCTCAACGAGGGCGCCCGTTCGTCGAAGATCGGCGGCGTCGACATCGCAGAGGTGTCGGCGATGCAGATCACCGACCTCGCCGCGTGGCTCGACACGGTCGATCCGACGGCGATCGGTCCGCTCCTGTCGTCGCTCAAGAAGGTCATCGCCTCGTTCATCGACATCGGACTCGGATACCTGTCGATCGATCGCTCGTCCGGGACGCTTTCCGGCGGCGAGGCGCAGCGGACCAAGATGATCCGTCATCTCGGCTCGGCGCTGACCGACGTGACGTACGTCTTCGACGAGCCGACGGCGGGCCTTCACCCGCACGACATCCAGCGGATGAACGAGCTGCTCCTCCTCCTCCGCGACAAGGGCAATACCGTGCTCGTCGTCGAGCACAAGCCCGAGGTCATCGCGATCGCCGACCACGTCGTCGACCTCGGTCCGCGGGCGGGTTCGCGGGGCGGCGAGATCATGTACGAGGGGGATGTCGCGGGACTCCGCGCATCCGACACGCTCACCGGGCGGCACCTCGACCACCGGGCGACGCTCAAGACCACCACCCGGCGGGCGACCGGGACGCTGCCCATCCGCGGCGCGACCCAGCACAACCTCACGGGCGTCGACGTCGACATCCCTCTCGGCGTGCTGACGGTCGTCACGGGCGTGGCGGGTTCGGGCAAGTCCTCGCTCATTCACGGGAACGTCCCCGCTTTCGACGACGTCGTGGTCGTCGACCAATCGCCGATCAAGGGATCGCGTCGTTCGAGCCCGGCCACCTACACGGGAGTCCTCGACGCGATCCGCACGGCGTTCGCCAAGGCCAACGGGGTGAAGGCTTCGCTGTTCAGCGCGAACTCCGAAGGAGCGTGCCCCGCCTGCAAGGGGTTGGGTGTGATCATCACCAACCTCGGGTTCACGCAGAGCGTCGAGACGCGCTGCGAGGTCTGCGAGGGGTCCGGGTTCAGCGACGCCGTGCTCGGCTACACCCTCGACGGCAAGAACATCGCCGAGGTCCTGGCGATGTCTGCCGAGGAGGCGCACGGCTTCACGACGGGAGCGGCGAAGACGACCCTCGCCCGCATGACCGACGTGGGACTCGGCTACATCACCCTCGGGCAGGCGCTCAACACGCTCTCCGGCGGCGAGCGGCAGCGGTTGAAGCTCGCGATCGCGATGGCGAAGAAGGGGGCGGTCTACGTCCTCGACGAGCCGACGACGGGTCTGCACCTCGCCGACGTCGACAACCTCCTGGCCCTCCTCGACCGGTTGGTGGATGCTGGCAACTCCGTCATCGTCATCGAGCACCACCAGGCGGTCATGGCGCACGCCGACCACCTCATCGATCTCGGTCCCGGCGCAGGGCGCGACGGCGGTCGCATCGTCTTCGAGGGGACGCCGGCGGAGCTCGTGGAGGCGCGGAGCACACTTACCGGGGAGCATCTCGCCCGGTACGTGGGAGCAGCCTGA